The DNA sequence ATCGTCCGAAAAGGTGCAGAGCGTCTGGGCGGATCGGCGGGTGTAGAATCAACTCTTGGCGATGGTAGTCGATTTTGGGTGGAGTTGCAGGGAGTGAAACCGTGAATAGCCCCTACGATTCCAGAATTTTATTAGTAGAAGACGATCCGGGTGATGTATTTAGAATTCAACGGGCATTTCGCAAAGCAAATATAATCAGTCCTTTGGAAGTTGTTACCGATGGAGAACAAGCGATTAATTATTTGAGCGGACAAGAAGCTTATCAAGATCGCGATCGCTATCCATTACCAATTTTAATCTTGCTCGACCTCAAGCTTCCCCGCCGTTCTGGTTTTGACGTGCTTAAATGGTTGAGGAACGAGTCGGAAGTCAAACATTTACCCGTCGTAGTTTTAACTTCTTCCGATCGTCCAGATGATATCGAGCGTGCGTATCTCTTGGGAGCAAATTCTTATTTATCCAAACCACCAGAAATTGATGAATTACTAGAAATGGTAAAAACTATTGGGATTTATTGGATCGTTTTTAATCGATCGCCTCAAAAATGGTAAGCGGAGATGGGAATAAGTCAAAATTCAAAACAGAGTCCTTTTAACTTTTCACTTCACACTTCATCTAGGAGGGAAATCTACAAATGTCGCAGCTAGAGCAGAAGACTGTTTTGGTAGTGGAAGATGAAGCGTCCGATCGATTTCCGTTAGAACGAGCTTTTAAGCAACTGGGAGGAGATTTTCACCTTCAAGTGTTAGAAACGGGACAAGATGCAGTTCATTATTTAGAGGGGAAAGAACCTTTTTGCGATCGCGATCGATATCCCCTACCCGTACTAATGGTTCTAGACCTCAGATTACCAGGTATGTCCGGTTTAGATCTGCTCAAATGGATACGCCAACAACCACAATTTAAAGAGTTACCGATCGTTGCTTTAACAGCTTATGGCAATCGCGATTTGCCTCGCGCTTACGAGTTAGGTATTGATTTTTACTTACTTAAACCCGCCCAAGCTAGTTCGTTAGCGGAAATATTGGAAGGGCTTAATTTGTATAATGGGT is a window from the Leptolyngbyaceae cyanobacterium genome containing:
- a CDS encoding response regulator — protein: MNSPYDSRILLVEDDPGDVFRIQRAFRKANIISPLEVVTDGEQAINYLSGQEAYQDRDRYPLPILILLDLKLPRRSGFDVLKWLRNESEVKHLPVVVLTSSDRPDDIERAYLLGANSYLSKPPEIDELLEMVKTIGIYWIVFNRSPQKW
- a CDS encoding response regulator, giving the protein MSQLEQKTVLVVEDEASDRFPLERAFKQLGGDFHLQVLETGQDAVHYLEGKEPFCDRDRYPLPVLMVLDLRLPGMSGLDLLKWIRQQPQFKELPIVALTAYGNRDLPRAYELGIDFYLLKPAQASSLAEILEGLNLYNG